The nucleotide window CTGGAAAAGGCACTGGACACCCAGCTTGCCGAAAACTACGATTTAGTAGCTAGGATAACCCCTGAAAACAGTAGAGAAGCTTTCAAGTTTCTCCTAAAAAAATGGGACATCCAAAACATTAAAAGTATAATAATCGCTAAAAAAGCAGGGTTAAACCACGAAGAAACCCTTGATCTGGTGATTCCATTCGGTGAACTCTCAGACAAACTGGACGCACTTGTAGACGCTGAAGATGTTAATGAAGTGTTAAGCGCCCTGGAAGGAACAGAATACACTCCCATCCTGGAAGATGTCATTCCCACCTACCAGGAAACAGGAATGTTGTTACCACTGGAAGCTTCTCTGGACAAGTATCTCCTGGAAAACCTCCTTCGAAGTGTAACCACTCCTGAAGATGACAATACAGCCTACTTAAAAACTTACGTAGGAAACATGGTGGATGGAACCAACCTCAAAATCATCTTAAGGGCCAAAGTGGATGGACTAAAATTCGAGGACATTGAACCCTACATGATCAGTGATGGTTATCAGATAAGGGAATGGAAGCTGAAAGACCTCATGGAAGCAGAAGATGTTGCAGGTGTGGTGAGTGGTCTGGAAGGAACAGAATACGCTCCATTATTAGCAGAATCCATGGCCACCTACAACGAAACAGGCTCCATTGGAGCATTTGAAACTGCACTGGATAACCATGTAGTTGAAACCGCAAAAAAGATATCTTTAAAGAATCAGTTTGGAATCGGGCCTATGATTGGCTTCTTAAGCAGAAAGGAAAAAGAAATCAAAAACCTGAAAATCATTGCCCGTGGTAAACGCGAAGAAGGATACACCCCTGCTATGATCAAGGAGATGTTAGTATGAGTTCAAAAATAGCAGTAATGGCAGATCCTGATACCGTAACCGGTTTCATGCTGGGAGGTATTAAAGATGGATTCCCAGTCAGTAACATGGATGAAGCAGGAGTTAAGCTTAAGGAACTGACCAAGGAGTACTCCATTATTATAACCACTGAAAAAATAGGCGATAATTTCAGAGAAATGATAGATAAGATAAGCAGTGTAAGTGCACTGCCTATGATAATTGAAATTCCAGATAAAAAAGGCTCAGTAGATCGGGAATCAGACCCAATCAGGGAGCTTATAAAACGAGTAATCGGGGTTGAGATGGTAGAATGACTGCCGAAGGAAAGATAATAAAGATAGCGGGTCCCGTTATAACCGCTGACGGTATGAGAGGGACCCAGATGCATGAGATGGTAAAAGTAGGTGAAGACAAGCTTATCGGTGAAATCATCGAACTTGAAGGCGACACTGCCACCATCCAGGTTTATGAAGAAACAGCCGGTATGAAACCCGGAGAAGTAGTGGAAAGTACAGGTGGAGCATTATCCGTGGAATTAGGACCTGGAATTATCGGTTCCATATTTGACGGTATACAGAGGCCCCTGGAAACCATTAAACTCGCTGTTGGAGATTACATTGAAAGGGGTGTGGATGTACCCTCACTACCTAAAGATAAAAAATGGACCTTCAAACCAACTGCCACTGCAGGCAGCGAAGTTAAAGGTGGAGACATCCTAGGTGAAGTTCAGGAAACATCTGCAGTAGTCCAGAAAATAATGGTCCCTCCAAGAGTAAGCGGTACCCTCAAAAGTATCGTTGGCGAAGGCCAGTACACTGTGATAGATGACATCGCAGAAGTGGAAACCCCTAAAGGCCCAGTTAAAGTG belongs to uncultured Methanobacterium sp. and includes:
- a CDS encoding V-type ATP synthase subunit C, translated to MAEDITSLVTGLGFPSIEAFLAVMVLIIAVFGVIVVISTIRPVLSMFPYTYPNARVRARIGRIFNDKQFQEMIEAANIEEVKNYLRGYPDYAKYIDQYPLEKALDTQLAENYDLVARITPENSREAFKFLLKKWDIQNIKSIIIAKKAGLNHEETLDLVIPFGELSDKLDALVDAEDVNEVLSALEGTEYTPILEDVIPTYQETGMLLPLEASLDKYLLENLLRSVTTPEDDNTAYLKTYVGNMVDGTNLKIILRAKVDGLKFEDIEPYMISDGYQIREWKLKDLMEAEDVAGVVSGLEGTEYAPLLAESMATYNETGSIGAFETALDNHVVETAKKISLKNQFGIGPMIGFLSRKEKEIKNLKIIARGKREEGYTPAMIKEMLV
- a CDS encoding V-type ATP synthase subunit F, whose translation is MSSKIAVMADPDTVTGFMLGGIKDGFPVSNMDEAGVKLKELTKEYSIIITTEKIGDNFREMIDKISSVSALPMIIEIPDKKGSVDRESDPIRELIKRVIGVEMVE